From Pseudomonas fluorescens:
ATCACCGTATCGGCCCAGCCGGTGGCGGCGGAGCGTCCGGGCACGGGCTACCAGGTGCTCTATCTGGCGCAAGGCGTTGCGTCACAGGGCTAAGTGCGCCAGTCTTGGTGGCTTGATCTTTCCTGTCGCAGCGACTTGCAATGCATGCCACCCGTTTGACATTGATTTGCCATGCCCTCACCCCGCTGCAAAAGCGCGGGCGCTTCCCCGATGACGAATCGCTGGCGCTGAATGGGCCAGGTGCAACGCTGTCCCTGGCCGGTGGCTTCAAGAAAGGCCGGCGCCTGCTGTGTGGGCCTGAGGCCCGGACCCGCGAGACCGCGCGTCTGTTCGGCACCGACGCGGTGATCGAGCCGGCGCTGCGCGATGGCGATTTCGGCCAGTGGAAAGGCCAGGACATCGGTCAACTGGACAGCGATGCCTTGACGACCTGGCTCACCGACAGTGCCAGCGCTCCCCATGGCGGCGAGTCGGTGGACCAGATCTGCACGCGGGTGGCGCTGTGGATGGAATCCCTGGAAAGCCAGCCTGGGCATGTGTTGGCCGTCACCCATCCGTTTGTTATCCGCGCGGCGATGCTGTACGTCATGCGCTATCCCATCGCGCTGTTCCACCGCATTGATGTCGAGCCGTTGTCCGCCACCGAGCTGCGCTTCAACGGTGTCTGGCGCCTGCGCCTGGAAACTCACGCCTGGCCCCCCGAACATGGCAAAATCGCCGCCCCGCAATGAGAGCAACCCATGAAACGCATCCTGATCATCGGCATTGGCGCCGGCAACCCTGACTACATCACGATGCAGGCCGTGAAAGCACTGAATCGCACGGATGTGTTTTTCCTGATGG
This genomic window contains:
- a CDS encoding histidine phosphatase family protein; this encodes MHATRLTLICHALTPLQKRGRFPDDESLALNGPGATLSLAGGFKKGRRLLCGPEARTRETARLFGTDAVIEPALRDGDFGQWKGQDIGQLDSDALTTWLTDSASAPHGGESVDQICTRVALWMESLESQPGHVLAVTHPFVIRAAMLYVMRYPIALFHRIDVEPLSATELRFNGVWRLRLETHAWPPEHGKIAAPQ